DNA from Thermomicrobiales bacterium:
GAACAACCTGACGTCGTACCGCTACCCGCAGTCGAGGCGCCAGGCATCGAGGTTCGCGATGCTGAGGATGAACAGAGTAGGGTTGCGTGATCGCATGCAGGCCGCCAGAATTCGTCGGCCGCCAGGCGATCGGTGTACTCGATGGCAAGAACCGGCTTGCCTGCCTCCAGTAGGGGAATGACCTCATCGCGCCGTCGTCGGCCAGACAATCCTCGGTCACGGCAAAGTCATAGCTTCCGACCAACCGGTCAGTGATTCAGGACTTCTTCAGCCGATCTTGCCAAGACCACGCGCATGGGCCGCATCGGCCAACCAGCGATTGAATGCAAGCTGGTCCTGCTCGGTCAAGGGAAACCCGGTGACCTCGGCGTCGTTGCCATGGTATCGATGTTGTCGGCTCGACCGCATCGAATCCTTTCTCCGCGCAGAGATCGAGCCGCAATGAGAGAATCGGAGCCAGCCAGATCGATGCGGCGAACTCCACGAAACGTTCGCGGCCATTCGTCCCAGGCATTGCCGAGCACTTCCCGCGGGATAGGCGCCGGCGTCAGGGCGCCAATCTTCCCACGTCCCCATGCTCATGTAGCACAACACGCGAATTCCTCGCGTGCAAGGCCGCCCGCGCTCGTCTCGAAACCGTCCAGATCGTAGACCTGCACCGCGAGCGGATCGCCCTGCAACGGTTCGCTGAGCTGGATCTGCCGTATCGCCCCGGCACTCGGTTCCCAAACAGCATCCGCGCCTCTGTCCTCGCCGGTGCCAGCCCGCGAACAATGGCAACGATGGCCATTCCGTTCATCCACCGAGGCAGCATCGTTCATCCTTCCCTTGCGGCTCGCCGAGCAGCATCGAAACTGTCTATCATCTCCGCGCCGAACGCGTTTCACTGTCGTGACGATTCGCCACCATTCGACTGGAGCATGCCAATACCTGACACGATCGATTTTCGACATCTTGCTCGAGGGAGATCCACGCTCGTTTCCGCTTCGAGGGATATCAGCACGGAGGTTGGATGCATCGTTCTTCATCATCCACTACCTGCAACCAGGCACCGGACCAGGTTTGCACACCCATCCCAGTCTTTATCACGCTTCGAAGGTGAGGCATTGATGACGCATGGGGACGAGCAGCAGGTGGTGCGGGCTGGCGACATCAATGGCCGTCGTGCCAGCGAATACGCCGCACAAGTTCGTCAGCCAGGGAGATGTGCCCCTGAAACAGGTGGACATTCACATCACCGACAGGATGGTGCGGGTCGAACTGGAACTCTTATAAGAGGGATGCGCCGATTCTCAGCCAACGCTCGGCCACGGCGGTCAAAACGTGAATTGCATGGAAAACGCCGCTCCGTTGCCGGGCGTGGCGTTTCCACATGAATCAGCTTCCGCCACCTCCACACAGTTGTAGACCCTGATTTCCGTCGGATCTCCCGGCTCGAGTACGACGTGCCCTTGCTGGTCGAGCGATTCTGAATCGATCAGGCAGGGGTTCCCCCTTGCTCGGCCAGGTGTAGGCCCCACTCCCGAGCCAGTTGCTGAACCGTTGGCATCAGTCGTCATTTGGATGATCGCGCCAGCACCTGGCCGGCGTCAGATTGAAATTCACACCAGCTCCGGCCAAGTACTGCGCGACGATGACCGGTGAGGACGGGCATTCAGCTTCCAGAGCCGTTACCTCGACCGGCGCCGAACGTCATACCAA
Protein-coding regions in this window:
- a CDS encoding endo alpha-1,4 polygalactosaminidase, which gives rise to MLCYMSMGTWEDWRPDAGAYPAGSARQCLGRMAANVSWSSPHRSGWLRFSHCGSISARRKDSMRSSRQHRYHGNDAEVTGFPLTEQDQLAFNRWLADAAHARGLGKIG